The DNA window TCGCCGTTGCCCAGCCACATTGACAAACGATCGGAGTCATGGATTTGCGGATGGATGGTGTCGCACATCCGGCGTTCGTTGTTGCCGCAGCTGAACATACTGGTCATCGGCGCAATGCCCAGCTGTTTGATGTCTTTACGCGCATAGATGTGGTTTTCCACATCCATAATCACCTGCGTTTCCTGGCAGTTGACGACAAACTTATAGGCCCCGGTGACGCTCGGGCTGTCGAGCAGTGCGTATACGGTAAATACCGTCGCTCCCGGTTTGGCGGTTTCAAACCAGAAAGAGGTGAAGTCCGGGAACTCTTCCGGCGTATCGGTAAAGGTGTCGATAGCCAGTCCACGGGCAGAAAGACCATACTGATAAGTACTGTCCACCGCGCGGAAGTAGCTTGCACCGAGGAAAGCGACGATATCGCGACGCGCCAGCTCCGGGGCTTTAAAGACGCGGAACCCGGCAAAACCAAGATCGCTCTGGCCTTCCAGCTGTTTGGTGTCGACGCCAGCGTCATTGTATTTAAACAGCTCCGGGCGGAAATGAATTTCCCGCGCCTGCTGGCTTTGCGAATCCAGCGAGAACATGCGCACGCGGCGGCGGAAGCCCATGCCGACGTGGAAAAACTGAATATCCAGCTTGCGCTCTTCGATATTGCTCCACAGGGAGTGTGCCGCATCATACTGAATGCTGTTGTAGGCCTGCGGAGTCAGGTTCGCCAGTGTCGGCGGCAGATCGCGAGGCGCTCCGCCCCAGGGTTGACGGGCAAGGTCATGCGCCATCGATTGCAGCACGGAGTAGTCAAAACGGCGCGTCAGCCCATCGGCAATTCCCGAATCCTCGGCAAACGCGGCTTTACTGAACAGAGAGGCGACTCCTGACGTTCCGCATACGGCGGCAACAGCCATGGAAGATTTGAGAAAACGTCTGCGGTTCATGCCTGAGAAAGCATCCTTATTCATAGGTGAATTGAGACGCGACGTAACAAACTCATGCGTCGCGAATGTCGCTCACTCTAGACAAAAACGATTGATAATCCAATTGTTGGCGGCAGAAAAAGCGTGAAAAAAATATGTCCACCGGACCAGACCGAATTCCCCCGTAGGTCAGACCTCGGGGGAATGGCGATTATTTGACGCTGACGTCAATACCGGGGAAGTATTTACCCGCCAGACGCGTGATGGTGCCGTCAGCGCGAACTTTATCGATAGCCGCGTTCAGCTGTTTTTGCGTCGCCTCATCCCCTTTGCGCAGGCCGTAGCCAATCCCGCTGCCGAGAATAGTATCGTCAGCCACCGGTTTGCCGATAAAACCAAATCCTTTGCCCTGCGGTTTGCTAAGGAATCCTGCCTGCCCGGCAGCGGACATCACCAGAGAGGCATCAATGCGCCCGTTAAGCAAATCGGCCCACGCCATATTCTGGTCTTTATAAGCGATGACGGTAACGCCGTGCTTTTCCCAGTGCTCTTTGGCGAAGGTTTCCTGAATCGATCCTTGCAGAACGCCAATGGTTTTCCCCTTCAGCCCTTCCGGTGTCGCCTGCATCCCGCTATCCGCCTTGCCTACCAGTTGCGAAGGGATACGGTAAATAGGTTGCGTAAAATCAATACTCTTGCGCCGCTGCTCGGTAATGTTCATTGCCGAGTTAATCGCATCGAACTTCTTCGCCACCAGCCCCGGGATCAGGGCATCAAACGACGTTTCAACCCAGCTGCATTTCAGCTGCGCCGCCTGGCAAATTGCATTACCCAGTTCGATATCAAATCCCACCAGTTCCCCTGCCGCGTTGCGGCTTTCGAACGGTGGATATTCTGCTTCGACGCCGTAGCGCAGCTCGCTGGCCGCCAGCGAGGAAAAAGTGCAAATCATCCCCAGCGCGAGGGTAAAGGCTTTTATCTTCATCAGGTGGCTCCTTAGCGTGGCTTAACGTGACACAGTGCCCGTGCACCGGCCCGCAGTGTCGCTTCATCTTTGGCAAAAGAGAGGCGAATTAGTTTGTTATCAGTGCCATCGGTATAAAACGCCGACAGCGGGATCGTGGCAACGCCATAATCGGTAATCAGCCGTTTGACCATCTCGCTGTCGCTTTCCTCGCTGAAATGACCGTAGTCCGCCAGCAGGAAGAAAGAGCCCGCAATCGGCAGCAGCCGAAACGGCGAGTCCACCAACAACTGCACGATCAGATCGCGCTTTTGCTGATAAAACGAGGCCAGCGAGAGCCAGGATTGCGGGTCGCGCATATGTTCAGCGAAGGCATACTGCATCGGGGTATCGGCGGAAAACATCAGAAACTGATGCACCTTGCAAATTTCGTCCATCAACGCAGCCGGGGCGACACAGTAACCCACCCGCCAGCCGGTGACATGATAGGTTTTGCCAAATGAGGAGATAATCACGCTGCGCTCCGCCAGGTGCGGGTGAGTCGCCATTCCGTGATGCTGTGCACCATCAAAAACCACGTGTTCATAAACTTCATCTGACAGGATCACAATGTCGGTATGGCGAGTGAGCGCCGCTAGCTGGGCTAAATCATCCGCAGAAAACACCTGCCCGCTTGGGTTGTGCGGAGTATTAATAATGATCATCCGCGTACGTGGGGTAATCGCCGCGCGAACCTCATCCCAGTTCACGGCAAAATCCGGTACCGTCAGCTTAATCGCTACCGGCGTCCCCCCTTGCAGGCGCACGATTGGCGCATAGCTATCAAAAGAGGGCTCGAAATAGATGAC is part of the Klebsiella huaxiensis genome and encodes:
- a CDS encoding glucan biosynthesis protein D, which encodes MNRRRFLKSSMAVAAVCGTSGVASLFSKAAFAEDSGIADGLTRRFDYSVLQSMAHDLARQPWGGAPRDLPPTLANLTPQAYNSIQYDAAHSLWSNIEERKLDIQFFHVGMGFRRRVRMFSLDSQSQQAREIHFRPELFKYNDAGVDTKQLEGQSDLGFAGFRVFKAPELARRDIVAFLGASYFRAVDSTYQYGLSARGLAIDTFTDTPEEFPDFTSFWFETAKPGATVFTVYALLDSPSVTGAYKFVVNCQETQVIMDVENHIYARKDIKQLGIAPMTSMFSCGNNERRMCDTIHPQIHDSDRLSMWLGNGEWICRPLNNPQKLQFNAYQDKNPRGFGLLQLDRDFSHYQDIMGWYNKRPSLWVEPRNQWGKGAVSLMEIPTTGETLDNIVCFWQPAKPVKAGDELDFRYRLYWSAQPPVRSPLARVMATRTGMGGFPEGWAPGEHYPDKWTRRFAIDFVGGDLKAAAPKGIEPVITLSSGEARQIEILYVEPFDGYRIQFDWYPTSDSTDPVEMRMFLRCQGEAISETWLYQYFPPAPDKRNYVDDRVMK
- a CDS encoding ABC transporter substrate-binding protein; its protein translation is MKIKAFTLALGMICTFSSLAASELRYGVEAEYPPFESRNAAGELVGFDIELGNAICQAAQLKCSWVETSFDALIPGLVAKKFDAINSAMNITEQRRKSIDFTQPIYRIPSQLVGKADSGMQATPEGLKGKTIGVLQGSIQETFAKEHWEKHGVTVIAYKDQNMAWADLLNGRIDASLVMSAAGQAGFLSKPQGKGFGFIGKPVADDTILGSGIGYGLRKGDEATQKQLNAAIDKVRADGTITRLAGKYFPGIDVSVK
- a CDS encoding pyridoxal phosphate-dependent aminotransferase, giving the protein MALSSSVSTRSKLPDVGTTIFTVIGQLSAQHNAVNLSQGAPNFSCDEHLVEGVTQAMAQGHNQYAPMTGLRVLKERIAEKIAALYGTHYDVDDEVLITASASQGIYSAISGLVHPGDEVIYFEPSFDSYAPIVRLQGGTPVAIKLTVPDFAVNWDEVRAAITPRTRMIIINTPHNPSGQVFSADDLAQLAALTRHTDIVILSDEVYEHVVFDGAQHHGMATHPHLAERSVIISSFGKTYHVTGWRVGYCVAPAALMDEICKVHQFLMFSADTPMQYAFAEHMRDPQSWLSLASFYQQKRDLIVQLLVDSPFRLLPIAGSFFLLADYGHFSEESDSEMVKRLITDYGVATIPLSAFYTDGTDNKLIRLSFAKDEATLRAGARALCHVKPR